Part of the Deinococcus cellulosilyticus NBRC 106333 = KACC 11606 genome is shown below.
GATGTTCTGCGGGTTTCAGGTGCAGGGCCGCAAGGATTACCTGACCGACCACAAGTGGGTGGAGGGGTCCAGTGAGAGGCTTCTGGATGAACAGGAATTTGCCAGCAAGCTGCGGGACTTTTATGGTGTTCCCCTGGATGATGCGGAAATCCAGACCCTTTACGCAGCCTGTCTGCAACGTGCCCGCGAAGTTTCACCAGTGAATTGACCTCTCTTCCAGCTTCTGCCGGACATGGAGCACCCTTGGATGCAGGTGAGCATCCCTTTTGCTGACCAGATAAAGCTGGTTGGCCGGGGATCTTGACGGTGTGAACAGTTCAAGAAGGGTTCCAGCAGACAGATGCTCCTGCGCCAGATATCTGGGCAGCACAGTCACCCCACCTCCACTTGCCGCACTCAGGGCCAGAGCACGCAGGTCAGGGATCACCACACTCGCAGCAGCAACAGGGAGCACCCCGAACACCTGACGCCAGTATTTGCGGATCAGGGGCAAATCTTCTGCATACCCAAGCAGAGGCATCCCAGACAGGATTTCGATGGCCTGAGAAGCTTCATCTGGAATCTGTTCAGCCCATTTCGCTGCACCCACCAGAACCAGTTCTTCCTGATAAAGGGGGCTGCTCTGCAGGTCAGGTGTGCTGATTCGCGCTGTGGAAACCAGCAGATCCAGCGTTCCAGACTGCACCTCCTGCACCAGAACATCAGGGGTGCCCAGTTGCACCCGAATCTGGATGCTTTCTTCATGCAGGTCTACAAGTGCAGGAAGAATCCGTTCTCCCAGAAATTCAGGCGGACCTCCCAGGAAGACCGTTCCAGCAAGGCTTCTGTGCCCCACTTTCAGGGTGTCGGAGAGGGTCTCCAGCGCATCCAGATGCGAGGCAATCTTTCTGGCAAGTTCATGGGCTGCAGGCGTGGGAAGAACCCCTCTGGCAACCCGGACAAAAAGCTGGCGGTTCAGGCGGGCTTCAAGCTGTTTGATCTGCCGGGTCAGGGCAGGCTGGGTGAGGTGCAGGAATTCTGCTGCACGGGTCAGGGACCCAGCCCGGTAAATGGCCAGAAAAGAGCGCAGTTGATTCAGCTGATCCATAAAAAAAGTCATGAATATCATAGCAAGCCATCATTTGTTGATGGAAGGTCAGAGGCCTATAGTGAGG
Proteins encoded:
- a CDS encoding LysR family transcriptional regulator, translating into MDQLNQLRSFLAIYRAGSLTRAAEFLHLTQPALTRQIKQLEARLNRQLFVRVARGVLPTPAAHELARKIASHLDALETLSDTLKVGHRSLAGTVFLGGPPEFLGERILPALVDLHEESIQIRVQLGTPDVLVQEVQSGTLDLLVSTARISTPDLQSSPLYQEELVLVGAAKWAEQIPDEASQAIEILSGMPLLGYAEDLPLIRKYWRQVFGVLPVAAASVVIPDLRALALSAASGGGVTVLPRYLAQEHLSAGTLLELFTPSRSPANQLYLVSKRDAHLHPRVLHVRQKLEERSIHW